GAACCTTCATGTCCACTCCCCCCACGGACAGCTCGACCTCCCGCAGGGCGGTGCTCGGCGCGATCGCGGCGACGGCCGCCGCGCCGGCCCTCATATCCCTCGCGGGCCCCGCTTCGGCGGATTCCGCGGAATCCTCCGTACGGGTCGCCGCCGCAGACCTCCCCGGCGGCGGCGACCTCGGCCCGAACGTGATCGTCTTCGACCCCTCCACCGCGGGCATCCAGGCCAGGCTCGACGAGGTCTTCGCCCAGCAGGAGTCCGCGCAGTTCGGCACGGGACGCTATGCGTTCCTGTTCAAGCCGGGCACGTACAACGGGCTCAACGCCCAACTGGGCTTCTACACCTCGATCGCGGGTCTGGGCCTCTCCCCCGACGACACGACGATCAACGGTGATGTGACGGTCGACGCCGGCTGGTTCAACGGCAACGCCACCCAGAACTTCTGGCGCTCCGCGGAGAACCTCGCCCTGAAGCCGGTCAGCGGCACCAACCGGTGGGCGGTCGCGCAGGCTGCCCCGTTCCGCCGTATGCACATCAAGGGCGATCTCAACCTCGCGCCCAACGGCTACGGCTGGGCCAGCGGCGGCTACATCGCCGACTCCCGGATCGACGGGCAGGTCGGGCCGTACTCCCAGCAGCAGTGGTACACCCGCGACAGCACGGTGGGCGGCTGGATCAACGCCGTCTGGAACATGGTGTTCTCGGGCGTCGAAGGCGCACCCGCCCAGAGCTTCCCCAACCCGCCGTACACCACGCTCGACACCACACCCGTCTCACGTGAGAAGCCGTTCCTCTACCTCGACGGCGCCGACTACAAGGTGTTCCTGCCCGAGCAGCGGACCAACGCACGCGGCACGACCTGGGGCGCGGGCACCCCGCGCGGCACCTCGCTGCCGCTGAGCCAGTTCTACGTGGCCAAGCCCGGCGACAGCGCCGCGACCCTCAACGCCGCACTGTCCCAGGGCCTCAACCTCCTTCTGACGCCCGGCATTTACCACCTCGACGCACCCGTCCAGGTCGACCGCGCGGGCACCGTGGTCCTCGGGCTCGGCTACGCCACGCTGATCCCCGACAACGGTGTCACCGCGGTGAAGGTGGCGGACGTCAACGGGGTCAGGCTCGCCGGATTCCTCATCGACGCGGGCCCCGTCAACTCCCCGACCCTGCTGGAGATCGGCCCCCAGGGCGCCGCCGCCGACCACTCGGCCGACCCGATCACCGTGCAGGACGTCTTCGTCAGGATCGGCGGTGCGGGCGCAGGGAAAGCGACCACCAGCATCGTCGTCAACAGCCGCCACACGATCATCGACCACACCTGGATCTGGCGTGCGGACCACGGCGCGGGCGTCGGCTGGGAGACCAACCGGGCGGACTACGGACTCGTCGTCAACGGCGACGACGTCCTGGCCACCGGTCTGTTCGTCGAGCACTTCAACAAGTACGACGTCCACTGGCTGGGCCAGCGCGGGCGCACGGTCTTCTTCCAGAACGAGAAGGCGTACGACGCCCCCAACCAGGCCGCGGTCCAGGACGGAAGCGTGAAGGGATTCGCCGCGTACAAGGTCGCCGACTCGGTGACCGCCCATGAGGGTTGGGGTCTGGGAAGCTACTGCAACTTCACCGCCGACTCGACGATCCGTCAGGACCACGGGTTCGCGGCGCCGAACACCCCGGGCGTGAAGTTCCACGGCCTGCTGGTCGTCTCGCTCGGCGGCATGGGCCAGTACGAGCACGTCATCAATGACATCGGCTCCGCCACGTCGGGCACGTCGACCGTGCCGTCCACGGTGGTCTCCTACCCCTGAGCCGTCACGGACGCGGCGCGGCGTCGAGCTCCCGCTTGATGCCGCGCAGCGTCCGGTCGATGTTGCCGACCTGGAACGCGGCGAAGGTCCGGCCCCCGGTGGCGATCCGGTCGAACGTGTTGGCCACCACCGTGGGCCAGGAGCGGCGGTCGTCGGTCCAGGTCTCCGTCACCCGCGTCGCTCCCCCGGCCTCCTCGAAGCGGTACTCCCAGGTGGCGATGGGGGCCTTGAGGCGCGGGTGCTTCAGCCCGATCGCATGGACCCGGAAGGCGAAGACCTTGCCCGGCTCGGCCTCGGTCACGGTGCAGCGGGTGGTCCAGCGGAACACACCGCGTTTGTTGTGGCCTTCGAAGACCAGGCCCACCTGGGCCGGGGCATCGGGTCCGGGGAGGGTCGCCCCGAGATTCTCCGGGCTCCAGCGCCCCATCTGCGCGGGCCGGCTGATCTGCTCGTACACCGCCGAGGGTGATGCCTCGACCAGGATGCTGCGCGAGACAGTGAACGTGCGGGCCATGAAGAACTCCGATCCTCGGCCCCTGACCTTACTTGCCAGTAAGTAACTTGTCATGGGCACTGGGTCGCCGGATCAGCCGACCGTGACGAACACCGAGTGCCGGCCGCTGGCGCCGTCGGGGATGGTCCGGGTCCGCTTCTCCGTCTGCGTCTCGCCCGTGCGGTCGGTGGCCCGGACGGTGAGCGTGTGTCCGCCGGGGGTGGCCCGCCACGGGAAGGACCACTGGCGCCAGGTGTCGCGCGTGTCCTCGGCGGCCAGATCCGCCTGCTCCCACGGCCCGTCGTCCACCTGGATCTCGACCTTGTCGATGCCGCGGTGCTGGGCCCAGGCGACACCGGCGACCATCACGGTTCCTTCCTTCGGCCGCGCGAAGGGCCTGGGGGTGTCGATACGGGACTCGGTCTTGATCGGCGCCCGGCGGGCCCAGTCGCGCCGCACCCAGTACGGGTCGTAGGCGTCGAAGGTGGTCAGTTCGATGTCCTTGATCCACTTGCAGGCGGACACGTACCCGTAGAGCCCGGGGACCAACATCCTTACGGGGAAGCCGTGTTCGAACGGCAAGGGCCGTCCGTTCATCCCGAGCGCGAGCATCGCGTCACGGCCGTCCATCACGTCCTCGACCGGGCTGCCGATCG
The sequence above is drawn from the Streptomyces sp. NBC_01465 genome and encodes:
- a CDS encoding SRPBCC family protein, whose translation is MARTFTVSRSILVEASPSAVYEQISRPAQMGRWSPENLGATLPGPDAPAQVGLVFEGHNKRGVFRWTTRCTVTEAEPGKVFAFRVHAIGLKHPRLKAPIATWEYRFEEAGGATRVTETWTDDRRSWPTVVANTFDRIATGGRTFAAFQVGNIDRTLRGIKRELDAAPRP
- a CDS encoding coagulation factor 5/8 type domain-containing protein, which produces MSTPPTDSSTSRRAVLGAIAATAAAPALISLAGPASADSAESSVRVAAADLPGGGDLGPNVIVFDPSTAGIQARLDEVFAQQESAQFGTGRYAFLFKPGTYNGLNAQLGFYTSIAGLGLSPDDTTINGDVTVDAGWFNGNATQNFWRSAENLALKPVSGTNRWAVAQAAPFRRMHIKGDLNLAPNGYGWASGGYIADSRIDGQVGPYSQQQWYTRDSTVGGWINAVWNMVFSGVEGAPAQSFPNPPYTTLDTTPVSREKPFLYLDGADYKVFLPEQRTNARGTTWGAGTPRGTSLPLSQFYVAKPGDSAATLNAALSQGLNLLLTPGIYHLDAPVQVDRAGTVVLGLGYATLIPDNGVTAVKVADVNGVRLAGFLIDAGPVNSPTLLEIGPQGAAADHSADPITVQDVFVRIGGAGAGKATTSIVVNSRHTIIDHTWIWRADHGAGVGWETNRADYGLVVNGDDVLATGLFVEHFNKYDVHWLGQRGRTVFFQNEKAYDAPNQAAVQDGSVKGFAAYKVADSVTAHEGWGLGSYCNFTADSTIRQDHGFAAPNTPGVKFHGLLVVSLGGMGQYEHVINDIGSATSGTSTVPSTVVSYP